A region from the Aegilops tauschii subsp. strangulata cultivar AL8/78 chromosome 5, Aet v6.0, whole genome shotgun sequence genome encodes:
- the LOC109761379 gene encoding uncharacterized protein produces MAKTCEKAVSFFGIVQRIYILFAGSTKRWNVLLKHVPSLTVKSLSNTRWESRIKSVTAIRYQAIELRSALSELRDASDTEPKDKSDAKNLFDALGRFEFLVGMIIWHDILFAVNKVSKMLQSSTMCIDSALKQIKGITEYFEKYRDDGFSSSLTIAKGIATEMGIDPVFPMKRHAKRKRQFGESDCQEEILEAEKAFRVKYFFVLVDMAVTSLKDRFKELMVFKDIFGFLLSSGTLKSLSDNELEECCTKFAETFSLDGSSDVEVYDLISELKIMRFTLPNGVMSAMEIFGHVREVDCYPNISIAYRILFTVPVTVASAERSFSKLKLLKNYLRSTMTQERLNGLATLCIEKKLLDEIDIDPIISNFASRNVRRHF; encoded by the coding sequence ATGGCAAAAACATGTGAGAAAGCTGTTTCATTTTTTGGAATTGTTCAGCGCATATATATATTATTTGCTGGTTCTACGAAAAGGTGGAATGTTTTGCTTAAACATGTTCCTAGTTTGACTGTGAAATCATTGTCTAACACTCGCTGGGAGAGTCGAATCAAAAGTGTTACAGCAATAAGATATCAAGCCATTGAGTTAAGGTCAGCTTTGTCTGAGTTACGTGATGCTTCTGACACTGAACCTAAGGATAAAAGCGACGCAAAAAATTTATTTGATGCACTTGGTCGCTTTGAGTTTCTAGTTGGTATGATTATCTGGCATGATATTCTGTTTGCTGTAAATAAAGTTAGCAAGATGCTGCAATCGTCAACCATGTGTATTGACTCTGCTTTGAAGCAAATAAAAGGTATAACAGAATATTTTGAGAAGTACAGAGATGATGGGTTTTCTTCAAGTTTGACCATCGCCAAAGGTATTGCGACTGAAATGGGAATTGATCCCGTGTTTCCAATGAAACGTCATGCTAAGAGGAAGAGACAGTTTGGTGAAAGTGATTGTCAAGAAGAAATTCTAGAAGCTGAGAAGGCTTTTCGTGTtaaatatttttttgttttggttGATATGGCGGTCACTTCTTTGAAGGATAGATTTAAAGAACTAATGGTGTTCAAAGATATCTTTGGATTTTTATTGAGCTCGGGCACCCTGAAGTCATTAAGTGATAATGAACTTGAAGAGTGTTGCACAAAATTTGCAGAAACATTCTCTCTTGATGGTTCATCTGATGTAGAGGTATATGATCTTATTTCTGAATTGAAGATTATGAGATTCACTTTGCCAAATGGCGTAATGTCTGCCATGGAGATTTTTGGGCATGTTAGAGAAGTTGATTGTTATCCGAATATCTCCATTGCTTATCGCATCTTATTTACTGTGCCTGTGACGGTCGCATCGGCCGAGAGAAGCTTTTCAAAGCTGAAATTGTTGAAGAATTATTTGAGGTCAACAATGACTCAAGAAAGGTTAAATGGTTTGGCTACATTATGCATCGAGAAGAAATTATTGGATGAGATTGACATCGACCCTATCATAAGCAACTTTGCATCGAGGAATGTTAGAAGACATTTTTAA